One genomic window of Bremerella sp. JC817 includes the following:
- a CDS encoding DUF1559 domain-containing protein: MNRRSGFTLVELLVVIAIIGVLVGLLMPAVQQARESARRMQCTNNLKQLSLATHVYHDTYDTFPPAWDGTGQWSGLARILPFIEQGPLEAAINWGTSYTAYQSNGSAANILNVGVPLPAIELDMFKCPSEVNLRAVDVTGDGVPDHFPSNYAMSHGTFLVYDGAQGGDGAFGANRFTRISEFVDGTSNTMALSEVNSFTRFYQGSEYDNSLTSPPSLSDVAGLINGNVTSGTAPSGHTQWVSGNVQQTGFTAFFTPNTIFNIDGRLQPADFVNNGEGAGDVADNPCMAAVTARSFHPGVVNVAFVDGSVSKVTETVDLNVYRTVATRFGGEVSLRNKL; encoded by the coding sequence ATGAATCGCCGTTCCGGTTTCACGCTTGTCGAATTGTTGGTCGTGATCGCAATTATCGGGGTTTTGGTCGGTTTGCTGATGCCTGCGGTGCAACAAGCGCGTGAGTCCGCTCGTCGTATGCAATGCACTAACAATCTCAAGCAGCTTTCGCTGGCCACCCACGTCTATCACGATACCTACGACACCTTCCCACCTGCCTGGGATGGCACCGGTCAATGGTCGGGCTTAGCTCGAATCTTGCCATTTATCGAACAAGGTCCACTGGAAGCCGCCATCAATTGGGGAACGTCTTACACGGCCTATCAGTCGAATGGCTCGGCTGCGAATATTCTGAATGTCGGGGTGCCCCTTCCGGCGATCGAGCTCGACATGTTCAAGTGCCCTTCGGAAGTGAACCTCCGAGCGGTCGACGTTACTGGCGATGGCGTGCCGGACCATTTCCCCTCGAACTATGCCATGTCGCACGGCACTTTTTTGGTCTACGACGGAGCCCAAGGGGGTGACGGGGCCTTCGGTGCGAACCGATTCACGCGGATCTCCGAGTTCGTCGATGGTACCAGTAACACGATGGCCCTTTCGGAAGTGAATAGCTTCACGCGGTTTTATCAGGGTTCCGAGTATGACAACTCGCTGACCAGCCCGCCGAGCCTTTCGGACGTGGCAGGCCTGATCAACGGTAACGTCACTTCTGGCACTGCCCCCAGCGGGCATACCCAGTGGGTCAGCGGTAACGTCCAGCAAACGGGATTCACGGCGTTCTTTACCCCGAACACGATCTTCAACATCGATGGGCGTCTGCAGCCAGCCGACTTCGTGAACAACGGCGAAGGCGCAGGCGATGTGGCAGACAATCCCTGCATGGCCGCGGTGACGGCTCGCAGCTTCCACCCTGGCGTGGTGAATGTCGCGTTTGTCGATGGGAGCGTCAGCAAAGTGACCGAAACCGTCGATCTGAACGTCTATCGCACCGTTGCCACCCGATTCGGTGGCGAAGTTTCCCTCCGCAACAAGCTTTAA
- a CDS encoding folylpolyglutamate synthase/dihydrofolate synthase family protein — protein sequence MDASQTAPDSPLYQEALDYLFQRINYERTTDIPYRSRSFKLDRMQALMDALGNPERRLKIVHVAGTKGKGSTSAFLSNILWKSGYRVGRFTSPHLERLEERFWLNGGNCSAEDIVQLVDTIRPIVAEMDETANPDDRLTFFEITTAMGFLLFAQQNVDFAVIEVGLGGRLDSTNVCQPELCIITSISRDHTALLGNTLAEIAGEKAGIIKQGIPVVSGVTADEAQTVITQVAAEHEAPLFHLGEQFQSRVVEGSWQETSHGALFQQAFDFQWKSEKTESFTLRVKGDHQIANAGLAVAAVRLLNDAGHTVSTEAIREGLATTALPARIECLSESPVVIVDAAHNDASAAALVSVLQKHFPKARRRMVFASSGDKDHAAVLGQLLKAFDKVWLTKYGFSPRATSPDQLFAIAEKIAPQAMPSMVTTEDAKAAFDEALSETAANDVLVITGSFFIAAEFKRFWSETNANHNAATSTAAN from the coding sequence TTGGACGCCAGTCAAACCGCCCCCGACTCGCCCCTTTATCAGGAAGCGCTGGATTATTTGTTCCAGCGAATCAACTACGAGCGGACCACCGATATCCCTTACCGTTCCCGCAGCTTCAAGCTCGACCGGATGCAGGCCTTAATGGATGCTCTGGGAAATCCCGAGCGTCGATTGAAGATCGTCCATGTGGCTGGCACCAAGGGAAAAGGCTCGACGTCGGCCTTTCTGTCGAACATCCTCTGGAAATCAGGCTATCGCGTCGGGCGATTCACCTCGCCTCACCTAGAACGCCTGGAAGAACGGTTCTGGCTCAACGGCGGCAACTGCTCGGCGGAAGACATCGTCCAACTGGTCGACACCATTCGTCCGATCGTCGCCGAGATGGACGAAACGGCGAACCCGGACGATCGGCTGACCTTCTTCGAAATTACCACCGCGATGGGCTTCCTGCTGTTTGCACAGCAAAACGTCGACTTCGCCGTGATCGAAGTGGGCCTGGGTGGTCGACTCGATTCGACGAATGTCTGCCAACCTGAACTCTGCATCATCACCAGCATCAGCCGAGACCACACTGCCCTGCTGGGCAATACACTTGCCGAGATCGCAGGTGAAAAAGCTGGCATCATCAAACAAGGCATCCCGGTTGTCAGTGGTGTGACCGCGGACGAAGCCCAGACCGTTATCACCCAGGTTGCTGCCGAACACGAAGCACCGCTCTTTCACCTGGGCGAGCAGTTCCAAAGCCGCGTGGTCGAAGGTTCGTGGCAAGAGACGTCCCACGGGGCACTCTTTCAACAAGCGTTCGACTTCCAGTGGAAGTCCGAGAAAACCGAATCGTTCACCCTGCGAGTGAAAGGGGATCATCAGATCGCCAACGCAGGGCTCGCTGTTGCAGCCGTTCGTTTGCTGAACGATGCAGGCCACACCGTTTCCACGGAAGCAATTCGCGAAGGTCTGGCCACCACTGCCCTGCCCGCCCGGATCGAATGCCTTTCGGAAAGCCCGGTCGTAATCGTCGATGCGGCCCACAACGATGCTTCGGCCGCCGCACTGGTAAGTGTCCTTCAAAAGCACTTCCCGAAGGCGCGCCGTCGCATGGTTTTCGCCTCAAGCGGCGACAAAGATCACGCGGCCGTGCTGGGGCAATTGCTGAAAGCGTTCGACAAGGTCTGGCTTACCAAGTATGGCTTCAGCCCACGAGCGACGAGCCCTGACCAGTTATTCGCGATCGCTGAAAAGATCGCCCCGCAAGCAATGCCCTCGATGGTAACGACGGAAGACGCGAAGGCAGCATTTGACGAAGCTCTTTCCGAAACGGCAGCGAATGACGTGCTGGTCATCACCGGCTCGTTCTTCATCGCGGCCGAATTCAAACGCTTTTGGAGCGAGACGAACGCCAATCACAACGCGGCCACTTCGACCGCAGCTAACTAG
- a CDS encoding adenylate/guanylate cyclase domain-containing protein — translation MAELFARDTLSSQRWRRRLVPNQPFVVGRTTSIFPVSWDKQVSSKHASLTWNGVQLEVRKIEEAVNPVFYDSRPRISFMLDPGKHFVIGHTEFLLENSEPTMPLPHRSPKTEVTIRPEEIRATSFRKTPGRIELLTELVSKMTASTDHEQLLTIMLQQLLQGIPHSTDVVLLEKEKSEVATYMPVAWDSRDGISTPGGCSQGLIENATKTQMCVLHVWPVDSDSDASDYTQVAGHDWAMCIPLKIKLHQEAALYISGTRAQLDGNLTEVELLQDDIKFAELVGSTFANLSRNLALERRQSQLDQFFTPGLLDHVVTDLESFLAPREAELMVMFCDLRGFTSAAEEHFDRLIPYLNQTSETLSLITSAILAQQGVIGDFHGDAVMGFWGWPVPMEENPLGAIQAAWELVQKLAGKDFLCGESAPKAGIGMAAGPAVAGMIGSRDQVKVTAFGPTVNLASRIEGLTKPLGIPLLLDENVVAKLQCHPSMPPSSFVRLGCFRLAGLRHPTQVFTVNTGDHDWVPTFSQALVQFEDGDWQSVGRLLQDIPGSFGPGKWLTQFIQQHQQRPPAEWDGVIPRTGK, via the coding sequence ATGGCCGAACTGTTTGCCCGAGATACGCTCTCTTCGCAGCGATGGCGGCGTCGACTAGTCCCCAACCAGCCGTTTGTCGTCGGGCGAACGACGTCGATCTTTCCTGTCTCATGGGATAAACAGGTCTCGTCCAAACATGCTTCGCTGACCTGGAATGGCGTTCAACTCGAGGTCCGTAAGATTGAGGAAGCGGTCAATCCGGTCTTCTACGATTCCCGGCCTCGCATCTCGTTCATGCTCGACCCTGGCAAGCACTTCGTGATCGGGCACACCGAGTTTCTGCTGGAGAACAGCGAGCCGACGATGCCATTGCCGCATCGAAGCCCCAAGACGGAAGTGACCATTCGGCCGGAAGAGATTCGGGCAACCTCGTTCCGCAAGACGCCAGGCCGGATCGAACTGTTGACCGAACTGGTCTCGAAGATGACTGCTTCGACCGACCACGAGCAGCTACTGACGATCATGCTTCAGCAGTTATTGCAAGGGATTCCCCATTCGACCGACGTCGTGCTGCTAGAGAAAGAGAAGAGCGAAGTCGCCACCTACATGCCGGTCGCGTGGGATAGCCGCGATGGGATCTCGACCCCCGGTGGATGCAGCCAAGGGTTAATTGAAAACGCAACGAAGACGCAAATGTGCGTGCTGCATGTTTGGCCGGTCGATTCCGACAGCGATGCTTCTGACTATACCCAGGTCGCCGGGCACGACTGGGCCATGTGCATTCCCTTGAAGATCAAGTTGCATCAAGAGGCGGCGCTGTACATCTCGGGGACGCGAGCACAACTCGATGGCAACTTGACGGAAGTCGAACTGCTGCAAGACGACATCAAATTTGCCGAGCTTGTCGGTTCGACTTTCGCGAATCTCTCTCGCAACCTGGCACTCGAACGTCGTCAGTCGCAGCTGGACCAGTTCTTTACGCCGGGGCTGCTCGATCATGTTGTGACCGACCTGGAAAGCTTCCTCGCGCCACGTGAAGCGGAACTGATGGTAATGTTTTGCGACCTGCGAGGATTCACCTCCGCGGCGGAAGAACACTTCGATCGCTTGATTCCGTATTTGAATCAGACGAGCGAAACGTTGTCCCTGATTACGTCGGCGATCCTGGCGCAACAGGGGGTGATTGGCGACTTCCATGGCGACGCGGTGATGGGCTTTTGGGGCTGGCCGGTTCCAATGGAAGAGAACCCACTCGGAGCGATCCAGGCCGCGTGGGAGTTGGTACAGAAGTTGGCCGGGAAAGACTTCCTTTGCGGAGAATCGGCACCCAAGGCAGGGATCGGTATGGCAGCCGGTCCGGCGGTCGCAGGCATGATCGGAAGTCGAGATCAGGTTAAAGTCACCGCGTTCGGTCCCACCGTGAACCTTGCCTCGCGCATCGAGGGACTTACCAAACCGCTGGGCATTCCGCTGCTGCTGGACGAGAACGTGGTCGCCAAACTGCAGTGCCATCCGTCGATGCCGCCCAGTTCCTTCGTCCGGCTGGGGTGTTTTCGCCTGGCAGGTCTCCGGCATCCAACCCAAGTTTTCACCGTGAACACCGGCGACCACGACTGGGTGCCGACGTTTTCTCAGGCTCTCGTTCAGTTTGAAGATGGCGACTGGCAATCGGTCGGGCGATTACTTCAAGATATCCCTGGCAGCTTTGGGCCAGGCAAGTGGTTGACGCAATTCATACAACAACATCAGCAGCGACCGCCAGCCGAGTGGGATGGCGTCATTCCACGAACCGGGAAGTAA
- a CDS encoding protein kinase: MSLDETQRQTPGQLSAAKNLSRPKGKPPCEIPGYDLDSLLGRGAYGEVWVATAQNTGRRVAIKIYHHRGSLDESMVAAEVEKLVFLSADRYVVQLLEVGWNAEPPYYVMEYLPNGSLEDRLRRGGAMQVEEAINIFRDVVIGLLHAHGKGIFHCDLKPANILLDQDGKARIADFGQSRLSHDQRPALGTLFFMAPEQADIEATPDVRWDVYALGALLYTMLVGEPPFRSSSSVGEIDSSRGLRQRLEKYRHVIATSPPPEEHRKIPGVDRELIQIIDRAVSVNPRHRFHNVQEVLEALNERERQRYRRPLLLLGILGPALLLMIGLFFGWQNYQTAMLTSEHAMISKAYESNQFAAELAATNVSNAINARFEEVERLASDPEFIKLVVQTIEDPELKPILDRLHEVRATGRDQTPDRIAFQQHPNREPLQKRIRDQFELPSQKNTASWFVTDAQGFHLASSFDLEPSVSPIGGYFGYRTYFHGGREDLSPTAPTPSPDETTHLSAVFHSTASGTWKVGMATPMRHEGKIVAVVAMSIDVGKFTSLEPAEHQFAVLVDGRDAPTNGVILQHPLFDQLLEKQQQVPIRFSEEDRYRVKLAKFKQGKPVVGKDPLGGDELGKEYDQNWIFAAKEVPLPHRPGKPINVKGATGLVVVVQEDHSFAVKPIYELGNQLSRQAVLAASLIVLVVLTLWYFVWGALRRVPKGAMATGDTGSVIPPHELTTIVAPSKTGVDP, from the coding sequence ATGAGCCTGGACGAAACGCAACGACAAACCCCGGGACAACTCAGCGCGGCGAAAAATCTCAGCCGTCCCAAGGGGAAGCCTCCGTGCGAGATCCCGGGCTACGACCTCGATTCTTTGCTGGGGCGTGGAGCGTATGGCGAAGTCTGGGTTGCCACCGCACAAAACACTGGGCGACGGGTCGCCATCAAAATCTACCACCATCGAGGGTCGCTCGATGAAAGCATGGTGGCCGCGGAAGTCGAGAAACTCGTCTTTCTTTCCGCAGATCGCTATGTCGTGCAGCTTTTGGAAGTAGGTTGGAACGCAGAGCCTCCCTATTATGTCATGGAATATCTGCCCAATGGCTCGCTGGAGGATCGCCTCCGTCGGGGCGGAGCCATGCAGGTCGAGGAAGCCATCAACATCTTTCGCGATGTGGTAATTGGCCTTCTCCATGCCCATGGTAAGGGCATTTTTCATTGTGATCTGAAGCCTGCCAACATTCTATTGGATCAGGACGGGAAGGCACGGATCGCCGATTTCGGCCAATCTCGGCTTTCCCACGATCAACGACCTGCGCTGGGAACGCTGTTCTTCATGGCTCCGGAACAAGCGGACATCGAAGCGACGCCTGACGTTCGCTGGGATGTGTACGCCCTGGGAGCCCTCCTTTATACGATGCTGGTAGGTGAGCCTCCGTTTCGCTCTTCTTCCAGTGTCGGTGAAATTGATTCGTCGCGTGGACTGCGACAACGGTTGGAAAAATACCGCCACGTAATAGCCACTTCGCCCCCACCCGAAGAACACAGAAAGATCCCAGGTGTCGATCGCGAACTGATTCAGATCATCGATCGCGCGGTCTCAGTGAACCCGCGACATCGCTTCCACAACGTTCAAGAGGTGCTCGAAGCCCTTAACGAACGCGAACGTCAGCGATATCGTCGCCCGCTGCTTTTGTTGGGGATTTTGGGGCCAGCCTTGTTGTTGATGATTGGTCTGTTCTTTGGTTGGCAGAACTACCAGACGGCGATGCTGACGTCCGAGCACGCCATGATCTCGAAGGCGTACGAGAGCAATCAGTTCGCCGCTGAGTTGGCCGCGACGAATGTTTCGAACGCGATCAATGCCCGGTTTGAGGAAGTCGAGCGACTCGCCAGCGATCCAGAGTTCATCAAGCTGGTGGTGCAAACGATCGAAGATCCAGAGCTCAAGCCAATATTGGACAGGTTACACGAAGTTCGCGCAACGGGGCGGGATCAAACGCCCGACCGGATTGCATTCCAGCAGCACCCCAATCGCGAGCCGCTTCAGAAACGCATTCGCGATCAGTTCGAACTGCCATCACAGAAGAACACGGCGAGTTGGTTCGTGACCGATGCCCAGGGATTTCACTTGGCGTCGTCATTCGATCTCGAGCCGTCGGTTTCCCCTATCGGTGGCTATTTTGGATACCGCACCTATTTCCATGGTGGTCGCGAAGATCTTTCCCCAACCGCTCCTACGCCATCGCCCGACGAGACAACGCATCTTTCCGCGGTGTTTCATAGTACGGCGTCAGGTACCTGGAAAGTTGGTATGGCGACACCGATGCGGCATGAAGGCAAGATCGTGGCTGTGGTCGCGATGTCGATCGATGTCGGCAAGTTCACCAGCTTGGAACCAGCAGAGCATCAATTCGCTGTGCTTGTCGATGGGCGCGATGCCCCGACCAACGGCGTGATTCTACAGCATCCGCTGTTTGACCAGTTGCTCGAGAAGCAGCAGCAGGTTCCGATCCGGTTTTCAGAAGAAGATCGCTACCGGGTCAAGCTCGCAAAGTTCAAGCAAGGGAAGCCCGTCGTTGGTAAAGATCCGCTGGGTGGTGACGAACTTGGGAAAGAGTACGACCAAAACTGGATCTTCGCCGCGAAAGAAGTCCCGCTGCCACATCGTCCAGGCAAACCAATCAACGTGAAGGGGGCCACTGGTTTGGTGGTCGTTGTGCAAGAGGATCACTCGTTCGCGGTGAAGCCAATTTATGAACTGGGGAACCAGCTTTCACGTCAGGCGGTCCTGGCGGCGTCGCTGATTGTTCTCGTCGTTCTTACGTTGTGGTATTTTGTGTGGGGGGCTCTGCGGCGTGTGCCGAAGGGAGCCATGGCAACTGGCGATACTGGCAGCGTGATTCCTCCGCACGAATTAACGACGATCGTCGCGCCCTCGAAGACGGGCGTCGATCCCTGA
- a CDS encoding amidohydrolase family protein has protein sequence MLLLAGGTSVSLAQTSETTEPLDGKEGRPLAIGEFRPEPAMKVRQTNLTHAKFPVVDDHTHFRYRLKHSPEQLDDFVGVMDRNNIALCVSLDGRLGDDFDDHAKYLWTKYPDRFLIYANIDWQGEGDPDKPETWACQRPDFGRRMALELAEVKKRGASGLKLFKQFGLGYKDADGSLLKIDDPRWDPIWKACGELGLPVIIHTADPAAFFEPIDNTNERWEELSRHPDWSFYGDQFPSREALLAARNRVLARHPETTFIGAHFANNSEDLATLSQWLEQYPNLYVEPASRISELGRQPYTSREFIMKYQDRILFGTDGPWPEQRLHYYWRFFETFDEYFPYSEKVPPPQGLWYIYGIGLPDEVLKKIYHQNAAKVIPGVEEKLKKYMAQQETTIEP, from the coding sequence ATGCTGCTGCTGGCAGGTGGCACGTCGGTCTCGCTTGCCCAGACCAGCGAAACCACCGAGCCACTCGACGGTAAAGAAGGGCGACCACTGGCCATCGGAGAGTTTCGACCCGAGCCAGCGATGAAGGTTCGCCAGACAAACCTCACGCACGCCAAATTTCCAGTCGTCGACGATCACACCCACTTCCGCTATCGCCTGAAGCACTCGCCTGAACAACTAGACGATTTTGTCGGGGTGATGGATCGCAACAATATCGCACTATGTGTGAGTCTGGATGGTCGCCTCGGCGATGACTTCGACGATCACGCGAAGTATCTGTGGACGAAGTACCCCGATCGGTTTCTGATCTACGCCAATATTGACTGGCAAGGAGAGGGGGATCCGGACAAGCCAGAGACATGGGCCTGTCAGCGGCCCGACTTTGGCCGTCGCATGGCGTTGGAACTTGCGGAGGTGAAGAAGCGAGGTGCCAGCGGGCTGAAGCTCTTCAAGCAGTTTGGACTTGGCTACAAAGATGCCGACGGTTCGCTGCTGAAGATCGACGATCCACGGTGGGACCCGATCTGGAAAGCCTGCGGCGAACTAGGGCTGCCGGTAATCATTCACACTGCCGATCCAGCGGCATTCTTCGAGCCGATCGACAACACCAACGAACGCTGGGAAGAACTTTCGCGGCATCCTGACTGGAGCTTCTACGGCGACCAATTTCCGTCGCGTGAAGCGCTTCTGGCGGCACGCAACCGCGTGCTTGCTCGTCATCCCGAGACGACCTTCATCGGGGCGCACTTTGCGAACAACTCCGAAGACTTGGCAACGCTATCGCAGTGGCTCGAGCAGTATCCGAATCTCTACGTCGAGCCTGCCTCACGAATTTCAGAACTGGGTCGCCAGCCCTATACTTCCCGCGAGTTCATCATGAAGTACCAGGATCGGATCTTGTTCGGTACTGATGGACCATGGCCGGAACAGCGGCTGCACTACTACTGGCGGTTCTTCGAGACCTTCGACGAGTACTTCCCCTACTCCGAGAAAGTCCCGCCACCGCAAGGCCTGTGGTACATCTACGGAATTGGCCTGCCTGACGAGGTGCTCAAGAAGATCTATCATCAGAACGCCGCAAAAGTGATCCCAGGGGTTGAAGAGAAGCTGAAAAAATACATGGCCCAGCAAGAAACAACGATCGAGCCATGA
- a CDS encoding lipid-binding SYLF domain-containing protein — MSRYPSLMLATLTLSLLSVHSVLAQQVFPGAQSREDVVVRQSTAVLNEIMAIPASGIPHVMLEKAEGVVIIPNMIKGGFVVGVRHGRGVVLVRDENRVWQPPQFVTMTGGSVGWQAGIQATDVVLVFQTKQSVEGLLRGKFTIGVDAAASAGPVGRNASAGTDLSLKSEIYSYSRSRGLFVGASVDGSSLQIDTTANRNYYASTGLTPTGQQATNTPVLPASAAELLQTITRYSDNPVLEPQPNTVYPNATPTPAATEMPAMVPPQNGIGIDQLRMELAAASNRLGSVLDEQWRGYLALPKQVYEQGPHPSPQALQAAIARYDQVAGNANYAPLTQRPEFQHVHGLLITYTDALAAMAAENGAIQLPPPPGAATTLAPPQ; from the coding sequence ATGTCCCGTTACCCGTCACTCATGCTGGCGACACTGACCCTGTCGCTTCTTTCTGTTCATAGCGTTCTTGCTCAGCAAGTCTTTCCTGGTGCCCAAAGCCGCGAAGACGTGGTGGTCCGCCAGTCGACCGCCGTGCTGAATGAAATCATGGCCATTCCTGCCAGCGGCATCCCTCACGTGATGCTCGAAAAGGCGGAGGGGGTCGTTATTATCCCCAACATGATCAAAGGGGGTTTCGTCGTCGGTGTGCGACATGGTCGCGGTGTGGTGCTGGTCCGCGATGAAAACCGTGTCTGGCAGCCACCTCAATTCGTCACCATGACCGGCGGGAGCGTCGGCTGGCAAGCTGGTATTCAGGCCACCGATGTTGTACTGGTCTTCCAGACCAAGCAAAGCGTCGAAGGGCTTTTGCGGGGGAAGTTCACCATTGGTGTCGACGCCGCTGCGTCCGCAGGCCCAGTGGGACGCAACGCCTCGGCCGGTACCGACCTTTCGCTGAAGAGTGAAATCTACTCGTACAGCCGCAGCCGTGGTTTGTTCGTCGGGGCCTCGGTCGATGGAAGTTCGCTGCAGATCGACACCACCGCGAATCGCAACTACTACGCCAGCACCGGCCTGACGCCGACCGGTCAGCAAGCCACCAACACGCCAGTTCTGCCTGCTTCGGCCGCGGAACTGCTGCAGACGATCACGCGTTACTCGGACAATCCTGTGCTCGAACCACAGCCGAACACGGTCTATCCAAACGCCACGCCAACGCCTGCCGCTACCGAAATGCCTGCGATGGTGCCCCCTCAGAATGGTATCGGCATCGATCAGCTCCGCATGGAATTGGCCGCCGCCTCGAACCGGCTTGGCAGTGTTCTCGACGAACAATGGCGGGGCTACCTCGCCTTGCCGAAGCAAGTTTACGAGCAAGGTCCGCACCCAAGTCCTCAGGCCCTGCAAGCGGCGATCGCTCGCTACGATCAGGTCGCAGGCAACGCCAACTATGCTCCGCTGACGCAGCGGCCCGAGTTTCAGCATGTTCACGGGCTACTAATCACCTACACCGATGCCTTGGCCGCGATGGCCGCCGAAAACGGGGCGATCCAGCTGCCACCACCACCAGGGGCAGCGACGACGCTGGCACCACCACAGTAG
- a CDS encoding secondary thiamine-phosphate synthase enzyme YjbQ, which yields MTWIQKEITLRARSRGFHLVTRDILGELPELATIRVGLLHVFIQHTSASLGINENADPDVQVDLEMAFSKIVSEDFPYVHTMEGPDDMPAHIKAAMLGSSVTIPITDGRLNLGTWQGIYLCEHRNHASRRRLVVTIQGEAR from the coding sequence ATGACCTGGATTCAAAAAGAAATCACCCTGCGTGCAAGGTCGCGTGGGTTCCATCTTGTCACGCGCGACATCCTCGGCGAGCTGCCGGAACTGGCCACCATTCGGGTTGGTTTGCTGCATGTCTTTATTCAGCACACCTCGGCGAGTCTCGGGATCAACGAGAACGCTGATCCTGATGTACAAGTCGACCTGGAGATGGCCTTCTCGAAGATCGTCTCAGAAGACTTCCCGTATGTTCATACAATGGAAGGTCCCGACGACATGCCCGCCCACATTAAAGCCGCCATGCTGGGCAGTAGCGTCACCATTCCGATCACCGACGGACGCTTGAATCTTGGGACCTGGCAAGGGATCTATTTGTGCGAACATCGCAACCATGCCAGTCGTCGCCGCCTGGTGGTGACAATCCAAGGCGAAGCTCGTTAG
- a CDS encoding carbon storage regulator → MLVLSRKEGEKLRLGEEILITVVKVGADKVRLGIQAPSNLLILRDELDVHEIADVEQEERITLVFTQEVNQPATKPLRIAA, encoded by the coding sequence ATGCTAGTCCTTTCCCGCAAGGAAGGTGAGAAGCTTCGACTGGGCGAAGAGATCCTGATCACCGTTGTCAAAGTCGGAGCCGATAAGGTCCGTCTTGGTATCCAAGCGCCTTCCAACCTGCTGATCCTGCGCGACGAGCTGGACGTGCACGAGATCGCAGATGTTGAACAAGAAGAGCGCATCACGCTGGTATTCACCCAGGAAGTGAACCAGCCGGCCACGAAACCGTTGCGGATCGCGGCCTAA
- a CDS encoding PmoA family protein, translated as MHRLFSLLLLLSFASVSVAQTYEITQEGDGLTVHYDGKLVTRYLKKSGSKPILYPLLGPDGVPMTRRYPIESVGENEKNDHPHHRSVWFTHGKVNGTDFWLEKEGEGGVIVHEKFEKISDGETAQIVSLNRWETPEGKVLCKDRRSITFGQDEGRQYFDYDVTVTPVDEPVTFGDTKEGTFGIRVAGTMKTDAKMGGTIVNDKGVKNKDAWAKQSAWVDYYGPVQGKTVGVTIMNHPSSYGYPTYWHVRTYGLFAANPFGVHDFVGKNVQSGDHTIKPGEEMNLRYRVLLHEGTTEEADVAGAFSRYEKVQK; from the coding sequence ATGCACCGCTTGTTCAGTCTGCTGTTGCTTCTCAGTTTTGCCAGTGTCAGCGTCGCCCAGACGTACGAAATCACGCAGGAAGGGGACGGGCTCACCGTTCACTACGATGGCAAACTGGTCACTCGCTATTTGAAGAAGAGCGGCTCGAAGCCGATTCTGTACCCGCTGCTCGGCCCTGACGGCGTGCCGATGACGCGTCGTTACCCGATTGAGTCGGTTGGCGAGAACGAAAAGAACGACCATCCTCATCACCGCAGTGTCTGGTTCACCCACGGCAAGGTGAATGGCACCGACTTCTGGCTGGAGAAAGAAGGCGAAGGTGGCGTGATCGTTCACGAGAAGTTCGAGAAGATCTCGGATGGCGAGACTGCTCAGATCGTCTCGCTCAATCGTTGGGAAACGCCGGAAGGTAAGGTTCTGTGCAAAGATCGCCGGTCGATCACCTTTGGTCAGGACGAAGGCCGGCAGTACTTTGACTACGACGTCACCGTGACGCCCGTCGATGAGCCGGTCACCTTTGGCGACACCAAAGAAGGGACCTTCGGGATCCGCGTAGCCGGCACGATGAAAACCGACGCCAAGATGGGCGGGACGATCGTCAACGACAAGGGCGTGAAAAACAAAGATGCATGGGCCAAGCAGTCGGCCTGGGTCGATTACTACGGTCCCGTTCAGGGCAAGACCGTGGGGGTGACCATCATGAATCACCCATCCAGCTACGGCTATCCAACCTATTGGCACGTGCGTACTTATGGTCTGTTCGCCGCGAATCCATTCGGCGTGCATGACTTTGTTGGCAAGAATGTCCAGTCAGGCGATCACACGATCAAGCCTGGCGAAGAAATGAACCTTCGTTACCGTGTGCTGCTGCACGAAGGGACGACGGAAGAAGCGGACGTCGCTGGTGCCTTCTCGCGATACGAAAAGGTGCAGAAGTAA